gaaggctttgtccggaatcccacagttccttcccacttaaggcgaatgacggagcaccggggtctttttagtgggtatgcctttgtccttctgacttggtgagccccacataacctaccctgtccccgcaggataggtatgcaattcaatgcattttttccccgaaaaaaaaaaaaaaaaaaaaaaaaaaaggttagatAATCCAATCGATCACTATCAAATGTAGGAAGGTTTGTGgtaaaacaaaaattgtgtTGTAATTAGCTTGATTGCTTGAtcgaattttataatttacacgTTATTTAATATGATAAAATATAACTAAACATATCTACCAGaatcttaggcccggtttccacgaCTACGCGGAGAGAAGCGGAGCCGAGAGATGACGTATTTCGAATACCAATCAGTTTTTCACGaaagcggagaggagacgagAGGAGGTGTTTTTGAATACATTtaccaatcagatttcgttatttctACATTTCCGTTCAGCTTCGGTGGATATTGATTAATTTATCGAGTGAAGAGAAGACGATAatatgttaataataataataataaataactttattaacacaCATTTATTTAGGCTTAAagtacactaaaataattagaTTTTCAGCAGGTAGCCCTATCGCTATTGCACAATTTGCACATCCCTTCCGGAAGTGCCTGGCGAACTCAATTTTCTATAAAAGACTTCGGACCGGGCGAACTTATTTTGATTTGTCGGGCGGACTCGAGCGGCGCGGGCGGAATCGAGCAGGGCGGGCGGGCCTCGCGCGGTAGGGTTACCACGTTCAAAAACCGGACTGGgtcggacattttaccctaaaagccggacattcACTTATGGGTTAATCTGGCACTGCCTACATGAAACATTAGGTAGATTTATGTTAGCCAGTGTCTTATTCCAAAGTTAGCACATAAGGCCCTGCAGCCACATAAAAGCCTaaaaaaagccggacaggccaaACGAGATATAATTTGGCCGGACAcgtccgtaaaaagccaaatGTCCGACTAAAGCCAGACATCTGACAATCCTTGGCGCGCCTCATCCCCCATTGCCTTAATTCTCCCAGTACCCCGCACACCCTAAAGCTTTACGATTCGAGGATAGCAATAAGtgacaatagactgacagctgacagctacgcacaggCTGTGCGGCACAGCTCACATCTCTTCTCCTCTCCTCTCCACTTtcaccggacgacggaccgtcaAAAAACGGATATCCTTTGTTTGCTCTCAATTTCTCGCAACCCTATTATGTCAGATGCATGtgcacacgttcattataaACCATACACCACCGCTAAATCCGGCGAAAAAATCGGGCCGTCGCGTTGTCCGGTCAAAAAAACGGATGTTTACAAGCAGCCTCATTAACGTAACGTGTCGGGTAAcgggtttattcgtccaagcgTCAAAGTAAAAAAATGTGACTTCTTGTAATTTCAATAGaggctttaattttttaatcattaaCCTTATTTATGTTTCAGATAAAATGGGACTTCCACAACTGAATTCGTGCTGCTTCttttttgacctaaaaactgggACGATCATATGTGGAGTCATAAATTCGGTAAGAGTTTGgactttgaaattttaattgagTACATAACAGACGTCATTTATTagcattatattattatcaatgGCACGTCTTAAAGTAAGCCATTGCTATCTATAaagaaataacaataaaattaataaatgtagCTTGTTCCTAACGAGTCACACAGTCACACTCAAACGAGTAACAtgttaaggttcagccaaaccaacgcgatcagcccgcgtgcgcgatggcgatgctGGATGGGAAAAAAATCGCTAAGTATTCGCTTGAACGCGCTATTCTAAGGAACTAAGCTGAATGTATCAAAcaaggctgtatgtttctttaataaagataaataaaaaaaactgtaccgattacaaaaaaaaaatattggatagcccatttaccgaaggctttaggctataagTATAAACATCACCCTAAAGCCAATAGGGACGgagcagtaaaaataaatgttgcaaaaacggaaaatattactattttaacgcgtacgaagtcgcgggcacagcttgTAGTAAGATAATCGCGCTTAAAAGCTCATTGACACATAAATATCATTGTGAGCTAAGAAAGAACACACTTCAAAACaactaataagtattttttacagATTCTATCCTTCATTATGTTGGTCGCCTTGATAGTGACTGCTGCGATTTTCGGGAGCCTGCAGAGCAACGAAGAAATTAAAAACGACCCGGATGCTGAAGCGTACATGACCGGTCTATACGTCATATCGATCATACTGGTCCTCATGTACTTGGTCAAGTTCCTCTCTGATTTGGTGTTCGTCTATGGCGTTTTGAGGGTATGTTGTCTATCTATTGTTACCGATGATGTAAAGACAGTTGATCTGTTTTCTTAAGTTTCAGCCAAACCTActcgatcacacgcgatcagccggcgtgcagcgatggcgaccagacttaaatgcgttgatcgccatcgctgcacgtcGGCTACTCGCGTCGCGTGTCTaatgtcttcttcttcttttcgtgtcgacaacaaacctacacagtgttagcccaaaactccgccacagaagtggcgttgtcagtagcactcatcaaatcctcctgagtgcagttgcttgggcactcagggcacgacatcaggtgctgcatcaactggggaacaaaaccgcacctgcactccatgtttaagtcatccaagaatccccacctgaccagatcgtcgcgtgtgatcgcgttggtttggccgaacctttaaagGTTCGAcgaaaccaacgcgtgcagcccgcGTGCGCGATGGCTATGGCGATGGCGATTAGACGTAATTGCATTGATAGCAATAGTCATCAGTAATGGTTAAGTAGACCCGGAGGTTGTCTTGaatatataataatcaaaaGATTGATAGAAGAAGTGACTTCGATTGAAAGCTACCCCTTCGGCCGTTAAGGAAACCGAAGTTAGGAAACTAGTTTCCTAAAAGCCTTTTTTTATACTTCTACGTAACTGGTTTCCTAAAAggctttttttatacttctaCGTAACTGGTTTCCTAAAAGTACTATGTTTCTGTTATTTCAGCCGCCTATGAAACTATAACCGGATTTACCCTCCATCCAGTACCCTTTGGCCGTTAAAGTAATAACTATGTATgtgacattaattaataataagtattaccAATCTATTCAAGAATAATAACAAATT
This genomic stretch from Ostrinia nubilalis chromosome 14, ilOstNubi1.1, whole genome shotgun sequence harbors:
- the LOC135077863 gene encoding uncharacterized protein LOC135077863, yielding MGLPQLNSCCFFFDLKTGTIICGVINSILSFIMLVALIVTAAIFGSLQSNEEIKNDPDAEAYMTGLYVISIILVLMYLVKFLSDLVFVYGVLRENAGVIKAYLIVWLVFFLLSTFLFFLHIADFHAATIVTEIIYTGLNLYALLLANSFYKQLNCREEL